Proteins encoded within one genomic window of Cucumis sativus cultivar 9930 chromosome 3, Cucumber_9930_V3, whole genome shotgun sequence:
- the LOC116402862 gene encoding uncharacterized protein LOC116402862, with translation MLAQSFTQGREDSAFSLMQKTKEQRVVTIRKAVSSDLSKEIENYKVRIKNNNSYEVEEMKNRSSLVVEEEEEEEELVEAKCSCCGIKEECTKSYILEVQKSFSGNKWVCGLCSEAVKERVLKFPNTTIDKALELHKQFCDSFNTTTRLNPKLSLTTSMRKIARKSFENRTHNTNYHNHNKLSRSVSCDPRIGLQD, from the coding sequence AAGACTAAGGAACAAAGGGTCGTGACGATTCGAAAAGCAGTATCATCAGATTTAAGCAAGGAGattgaaaattacaaagtAAGAATCAAGAACAACAACAGTTATGAAgtagaagaaatgaagaacaGATCATCATTagtagttgaagaagaagaagaagaagaagaattggtAGAAGCAAAATGCAGTTGCTGTGGAATAAAAGAAGAGTGCACAAAATCCTACATTTTAGAGGTCCAGAAATCCTTCTCAGGGAATAAATGGGTTTGTGGGCTTTGCTCTGAAGCTGTTAAAGAAAGAGTATTGAAATTTCCAAACACAACCATTGATAAAGCTTTGGAGCTTCATAAACAATTTTGTGATAGTTTTAATACTACCACAAggttaaaccctaaactttcTTTAACCACTTCCATGAGAAAGATTGCTAGAAAAAGTTTTGAGAATCGAACCCATAATACTAAttatcataatcataataagCTTTCTCGAAGTGTTAGTTGTGATCCAAGAATTGGTCTCCAAGATtga